CTGAACGACATAATCTTAACGCGTTTATCATAGTACATAGAGATCTTCTTCTTGTTAACGACTTCGTGTATGGCGACTATTTCCATGCGCTGTTCTAGCATATCCAGGTTAGCGCGTAAGCCTTCATCATTTCTTGACTCATCGAAGCTGCGTATGCGCTTCGTTGGAACCATTAATTCGGCGGGGATTAATGCTTCCGTCTCATAGACTCAGCTGAACGGTGCTTCTCCTATGCTATTTTTATGAGTAGTACGATGTACCCACAAAACACTTGGGAACTCATCAACCCACTCATTACCATACAGGTCCAGGCGTGCTTTTATCCCCTTTACGATATCTCAGTTTGTTACTTCACATTGGCCATAAGCCTGTGGGTGTGCAACCGAAGTAAAAGACTGCTTGATATTCAGCTCTTGACACCAGCTCCTAAAAGGCTCGCCTTTAAACTGAGTACCATTGTCGCTGAAAATTTCATTGGGAATACCAAACTTGCACACAATATCTTCCTAAAAGAAGTTACGAATGCGCCTGCTAGTAATTGTTGCCAATGCCTTTGCCTCCACCCATTTGGTGAAATAATCAATTGCCACCACCAAGAATTTTATTCCTCCTGAGTAAGCGAGGATAATTCAAATACTGTTAAAGTGTGTATATTACAAAGTATTACATAAGTGTTTTATTTCATGCATACCTGAGCACGCAGTAATAGGACCGACAATGTCGATGTCCCATTTGCTGAACGGCCATGCTGCCATAATTGGTATATAAGGATGCCGTGGTGCTCGACTTATTGGAGCATGTTGTTGACACGATTGACACGTCCTTACAATTTCTGCCGCGTCGCTGTGAATGGTGGGCCTGTAATACCCTATGCACATCACTTTTGCAGCAATTGTTCTGTATCCTGAGTGTAAAGCACAAGAACACTAGTGAACTTCTCGGAGCACCTCCTTAGCTTGATTAGGTCCGATGCAAAACAGGCTCGGACCTAAATAAGATTTTCTGTATAAAGCTCCTTCAATTAACACGTACATGGGAGCTTTCATGCAAACCTTTCGCGCTTCTTTTTCGTCTACAGGAAGTTCGCCCTCGGTTAACAATTTTACCAATGGTGTCATCCAATTTAGGCTTTCCTCCTCGATGGGCGCAATAGTTGATTTCTCATCAATAGATTTTTCTGTTAACACTTCAACCCACACATTTTTCCGCAGATGATCGAAGGCCAGAGTGGCCAATTTGCTCAACGCGTCTTCTTTCTTTTTTTGCCCCCTGGGTACCTGCGTTAACCAAAATACATCAAATCCATTTGCTAGTTCATGCACCAGCTCCATGTATCGCTGTATCGAGGCTTCATGCGCCCCGAACGATCCATTGACCTAATTGGCGACAAACTATGAGTCCACGTATGCATCCAAGTGCTTTATTCCAAGTCGTTGCGCTATGCGCAACCCAGACAACAATGCTTCATATTCGGACTCATTGTTGGTCGCAGCGAACGTGAATTGGAGCGCATAAGTATGCTCCTCTCCATCGGGACTTGTGAGAACCAATCCGGTGCCTGCGCCTTCGGGTCCGCAAGCTCCATCTATATACAGTTCCCATACCTGATTCTCGCCACAGCTGATTGTGGTACTTTCTGTGAGTGCCTCTACTTCTCCTATTGTTTCTGCCAAGTAATCTGCAAGTATCTGGCCTTTTACCGCCGTGCGCGGGGAGTAATTGATTTCATGCTTTTCTAATTCAATGGCCCACTTAGCCAGTCTACTCGAAACCTCAGGCTTGTACAACACCTGTCATCATATTATTAGCAAATTACAATTAATTCAAACCCATTCTTGGCATCTTATAAGATTGTGTAAATAAGAGATAGGGATGCGTGTGCCGCAACTTATACATGTCTTATTGGTTGGTCAGTTAACACCACTATCGAGTGCGCCTGGAAGCATCTGCACAACTTATGAGCTGTGTGTACTAGCGCATACTCAAGTTTTTCAATAGGTGGGTAGTTAACTTCGCTGCCGCTAAGTGCTTTGCTGATAAAATACACAGGCATTTGTACCTGCGCCAAAATAGTGGGAAATACATAGTAAACATTACATTCAGTACATATTTCAAGTCCCAATATGAGAAATACCTGCCCCTATCTGCGACCAGAACGGAACTGATGGCCTCCTTTGAAGTCGCAAGATACAGCATCAACGTCTCTCCCGCTACAAGCGCAGTCAAAGTAGGTAGCTCCTTTAGGAGCGACTTCATCTCGACAAAATATTTTTCAGCTTCCTCTGTCCATCTGAAATCTGACTTCTTCAGTGAATTTTTAAGCATCTGGAAAAATAGAAGCGACCGCTCCGCGGCTTTTGACAAGAATCACGTTAACGCAGCCAACTTGcctgtcaaactttgcacttcttttcTTGATTTTGGGGAGTTCATATGCTCTATAGCTTCAATTTTCTTGGGATTGTCTTTGATTCCTCTTAGCGTAACTATATGCCCCAAGAATtttccttcttcttccccaaaattaCATTTCGTAGGATTAAGCTTCATATTGATTTTACGGAGAGAGTTGAACGTTTCTAGGATATCGGCCAACAGTTGCACTTCGGTAttgcttttgatgactaaatcatcgacGTAGGCcgcaagatttctaccgatttgatCCTTGAATGCCAAATCCATTACCCTCTGGTATGATACCCCCGCATTCTTCAACCCAAAGGGCGTTTTcgtataacaataaataccctgatcGGTGTGGAATATGGTTTTGTCCTCATCCACGTAGGCCATCTGAATCTGGTGATACCCCTTATACGCATCTAAAAAGAATTTAAACCTGAAACTAAAAAGAGATTCAACTTTCCAGTCGATTGCAGGAAAAGGATAATTGTCCTTAGGGCACGCCTTATTAATATCCTTGAAATCGACGCACATGCACCATGAGCCATCTCCTTTTTTTTAACCAAAACAGGATTTGTGACCCAAGTTTGATACCACACTTCTCTAAGAATGTTTGCATGAACCAGCGTATCTACCTCCACCCTCAACCATTCACTTCTTTCGGGCGCCATTGGGCGCTTCTTTTAGCGTACTGGAGTTAAGTTTGGGTTTGCAATCAACTTATGTTCAGCACAGCTGAACTTTGATTTCATCTGAAAGGTTGCCCCCAAATTGAATTCGTTTGTCAGGGTATTTCGGATTGACAAGGATAGAACTGCTCTGTATTTGTTCTTCAACTTTAGGCAATGGTTTAGGCGGCGTTACCGAAGCGCATAGCGCTTTTCCAGACTCCGTCCGGACGGTAGCAATACCTTGCTTAGTAGGAAACATGATAATGTCATGAACAGTATAGGGTACCACGCCAAAGTTCTGCAAAGTCACTCGCCCAGGAGTGCGCTATAACATGAATAAGAATGTACCACATAGAATTCGACAGGGACAACTCGTGTGCGGGTCGAGTCATACTCGTCAACCAATTCTAGTTCAAGTTCGATGCACCCCAAGGGCCAATTAGCCGAAAAACCCCGATAAAACAGTTGTGGGTGCCCGCATCTTGGACTTTATTGTCGCCGGTAACTGTCTGAAGAAGTGCTCATACATTACATCAACATTACTCTCGGTGTCGACATTTAACCGTCGCACATTGTATCCGCAATCGGTGATGCAACCTTTAATGATTATAGGAGCATGTGAAGGGTTAATCGTTTGCATTGGCAGAAAGGCAATAGCTTCCGCTTCCCATTCTTCCAATTTCTCAGCTTTGTGCCTCTGACCAGAGTGCCAAGCATGCACCATGTTTATTGTTATGTGAGAGTTTTTGTCATTGCCTTTCATTTGGTTTTGCGCAGCTTTTTCTGATTGATTGCCCTGCGATGCAGCTCCTTGGTTTTTTTACTGGTTTCAGGTGATTAAGCTCACCCTTCCTTAGATATCGATCACTTTTTCGATAAAAGATTTGCAACGATCAATCTCGTGTCCATAATCATCAGGAAATTCACAAAATTTTCATTTGTCTCTCCTAGCATACTCTCTCATTTTTGGGGGAGCCGTGAATGTCAAACATATTGGTTCGGTAGTTAGGATCTTCTTCAGTGTTTTAGTCAACTTGCGCATGATCGCAAAGTTTTGACTTGGGAAGTGACCCTTCCCTTGGTCAGAATTGCTTGACTTCTAAAACTTGTCGTATTTTGATGACGCCGAACCCTGGCTATAATAGTCTCCCTTGCGCTTTGATCCCCCTGTTTGAGTATGATATGAATCGTCATCTTTGTTACCTCTGCTATCGGGGTTTTTCCTACTATTTCGAGCGGTATCTTCCCTCTCACGCATATGCTCATGCGTTTCTTTAATTGTTTCTGCTAAGGTATCGGGGACCTTAATGTTTCCACAGGGCGAGATGTCGCTCTCTACACAAGGGATTCTCTTGCCCCATGTATGATGTCATGACACTCCACATGCGTCCTTTTACGGGCGCGCATGTTGTGGAAGTTTAACAAAAAACGTGCTCGAAGATCATTATAGAAGGTAACAAGCGGTAGTGGCAAATTACTAAACCACTCCCTTGCGACCCCTTGTAACAAATTTTGAAACTCGAGGCACTTGGTTTCATCGTTCCAGGCCTGAGCGCCCGCTGTTACTTCATATCTCTGTAAGAAATCATTCGGATATGTTGTGCCATCATACCATCCCATAGTCAAAGGAATGATAAGAGGGGATTCTAGAAGATAATTAGCGATTTGGGGCGCGAAATTTTCAATAGTTGGTGCAACCTCCATGAAGGGTTTCACCTTTCGCCCCATTATCCCTGCATAAAAGTTGTCTAACACTTCTTCACCTTTGTGTGGCACTGCGAATGCTTGCGCATATTTATCTCGCACAGCCTGGGCCAGTATGGCGAGTAGATCTTCCTGACTCTTCTTCTTGCTTTTGCCCGCAGAATCGGTAGTGCCCCCTGAAGGCGTATTTGGTGAAAGCAAAGATGACAGCCTCGGAGTAGGTGAAGCCATGCGCTTTCTTCGTATTTTGTCCAAGGGAGTGCGATCATTAGTTGGACAATCAATATCGATATTCTGCCCCGCTAAATACTCGCGTGCACTTGCAGGTGTCACTACTCGCATGGTATGAACTGTTGACTTCGGCATAGAGTATATAGGAAAGGACCTCACCGTAGTAATATGGGGTTCTTCCTCataatcatcatcctcatcatcttcGTCACCTGGTGCTCTATATTCATCAGTTATTCGCAACGTCGATGGCTGTGATACCGGGGGGGAACAACAGTTGATGTTGTTTTTGATTTTTCTGGGAGGTTTATTGCTCCGGAGTTTGGAGTTTTGTTTGTGACAGTAACCTTGTCTTGGTTTGCTTGTTTCGACCCCGTAATGTCAGAACCCTGAGAACGAGACGATTGATTGCTACCAGACTTCCCCATTATGACCTATTACACAAGAATAACCACAAAAAGATTAGAAGTTTTACAGTTAATCGTTCGTAACATATAAAACTTTTTACGCAATTCTAGTTATGGTCTCACGCATGGTGCCATTTTATCGAACATAAATCTGCTCAAATAGCAAAGTTAATATTGAGTGCATGATGGAGTGTTTAAGAACATTTATAGCTTTGATCTCCGGTCTggcttaccgtgaataacccttatTGAGATGATGATCTACGAAAGGCTGATCAAAACTACGTCCACCATTGATGGAAACTGCCGCAACAATGGCCACTAAAGGTGGTTACATAGGGTTTATGTTCAAAGAACATACCTGTTACCGTAAGAATGTTTTCCGGATGCAATCTTATATTCGAGTGATATAAAAAATGTGTGTCGAATGAAGGaggttagggttgtatttatagcAAAACCCTAATCCTAGATTACCTCGTAATTAGGTTCTAGATCCTTTCGAATAACAACCATAAATAacgggtttatagttggaaaaggatCACTTCTAATTATGAATAAGATTAAAACCGATTGATTTCGTGTGCGCCAAGTATTTGATGTGCGCACCTTCTAATAAGATGTTTTGCTATTATTTAATTCGTACGCGCTGTACGTGATATGCACAAGCGCCATGCGCGTAGGTATGTGTATCATTACTTTGGGATCTTTTGTGTTCACATTAGGTCGTATACTACACCTGTTACTATCCGGCCAACTTACTTAAGGAAAGTTATACTTcactcgatcccatcatcacaaactCTACACTTAACATTCTCGAATCATGACTCACAATCATAACACATGATCCCTAGTCAATGTGAATAGCCCTTCACTCCATCTCGTTAGAAAATCCTAAACATTGTTGAGGCCTAAAACAGTACACTTTCGCCCTTCTAGTCATAACACCATCGGAGCTTCATCGGGAGGCAGTAAGAACTCCCTCACTTGGGATTCGGCTCTGcactctcaccgccaagatgataacatcccgcgacattgtcattccacgacacacttgaccattctcatcgttggtcatatacACAAACTCACCACAATTCACTTCAGCCTCTTAGAGCTGGCATACACAATCACATGAGATGTCATACACGCGATGACATCACACTTTCACATCACTCATCTTACCGTCAACCCCAAGGTAAAAAGCTATCGAAGTCCCACATACGCCTccaagcctaggcatatgccacttcACTTCATCAGTCGTACttgtcagtcgagatcacccgaccttgcACTCAACGAAAAGTtaacaacaattgctcactctcatggagaaaagTTACCAATCCAACACAATAATTGCGTCgcccgcaatatcaacacttcatcatatccttcgacctaaccgaccattaagtccatcaccggctcactgATAATCCTTACCCGCCAATcagttaagagcaacaagattcgcccaTCTCATAAAATCATCAAATACACAAAATTCGTCTCCGCTTAGTATTGCgcatgaaaaagatgatgaaagtTCATTCATTCTCCTTCACTTCATATGAAGTACTTATCGCAATGCACTTGTACTTCGACTTTCAAGATAGTCGTATCGTTATCGTCCGCGATTCACCATAACTATCACCGCTGCACCTAAGGGTTTCTTACCAGTACCCTTAGTACGGGGCTacaccatcatcggagttgaacattacactaacatgcataaaaaggcacctgacgcagtgtcatgcagactcccaacaCTATCTATCGAGATTTAGAACTCAGACCTTGGGTTCCATATCCCCGATGTCACCTATCACGCCACATAATGACCCAAAGTCATGCATGCCCGACAAACCTTAAAGTTTGTTGACTAACGATCTTCCTAGCGAACACCCACTACTCACAATTCCATAAGGCCGAacaatatagcctaacgaaacctttcgtCTAACACTAAGGAGTGgcttggaagcaccaagtcttacgcctttCCACACACCGATACATCCACTAATACAAGGGAAATTCCGTTAGGTACGTTACCCTATAACTCCACATCACACTAACACAACCATCGTCATACAGGTCTCACTTCTGCGAGTTTAACAACGCGGAggctcctcgattcgccaattccaatgcGAATCACAACTATAACCAGGGCATGATTCGCTAAACACACTTTACCGAGCCATAACACTTAATACTATAATGATACTTGTTATATCCCATCATGGGATCAAGTCTCCGTCACACACGCAAGTCGGTCATCCTAGTTATGACAGGTAGTACAACCAATGGTAATCTCATTAGTTCACCCACTACTTAGGGGGACTaaacatgtatcaaattcgtgatttcacCTACTCACCTTAGCTAACCAACTCCACCATAACACTTTCCGACTCATAACGAACCCGATGTGACCACTAGCACATCCCtgaagaccactatatcctaggaaccaatacacGATTCCTATATTGCTCCAAATCTACGCCAACCATGCcatgtttcctccgttcggtactcggaATGCCATGTTTGGTGTCAATATAcatggttgtaataatggtgatcggacactattacaattgcgtaccttaccatttccacatggctaGTTAAATTACTTTACCCGGAGTAGCATAACATCCACACAATACATCACCTACAATTCTACTAGTACCTCTAAACCATCGAAATCCCGTCGTCATACCGGACTATCCAAACTCTGGAGTATCTGAGCCCCACCATTGGACCCATCATTAAGACGACGTACACAATATAtagaataataatatatacatatacgtacactACAACAACATGTCAACATACTCCCTAGGTGACTATCATCAAAACAACgttcaagttcgcctacttacattaggaagTATCTATCTAAGGCACCAATCTACGCAAGAAATAAGGTCCCACATAATCAcacattggacaaacacaagtcctagttagtccacATATTCGCTAAGGCACTAACCGTTCCAAGTCCGACTCGTATTCCTATGAGGCCTGCACACAAAACATATACAATTCAATCTAAATCTAGAAACCTATCCCCAAGTCACCTAGATCACTTAGACCattctctgataccaacttgtaacaaccaaaatccggtttaccaaaaatgacaacattttttttattaaacaTAGTTGTTAGACGTTCATTACACTTGCGGCCCAAACCAAATAACCCTATTATATCCCAACTCATTCAAACTTGTTTTAACACGTTCACTACACAACCAAACTCATGTTTAATACATAACATAGTTCAAAACGTTCATTAGAACCTTGAGGCCCGTTACATAACTAAAGGGGTAATTACAACCCAAACACGCAACCAATCGGGTTAAGATACAatcacccaacccaataccaagagcataacctCAGAGatttaccaaatccccaatccaagtCTGAATAGTCAAAGCCACCCCGTCATAAGCTCCAACACTCTTAAGCGTCTAGTCTAGTAACTAGATAGCTTCATGCCAAatggtacctataaaaaggtaaacaagagAGGAAgtaagcataacgcttagtgaatgcaaacattatacacatatacataagttgaaatgac
This genomic window from Rutidosis leptorrhynchoides isolate AG116_Rl617_1_P2 chromosome 2, CSIRO_AGI_Rlap_v1, whole genome shotgun sequence contains:
- the LOC139888936 gene encoding uncharacterized protein translates to MELVHELANGFDVFWLTQVPRGQKKKEDALSKLATLAFDHLRKNVWVEVLTEKSIDEKSTIAPIEEESLNWMTPLVKLLTEGELPVDEKEARKVCMKAPMYVLIEGALYRKSYLGPSLFCIGPNQAKEVLREVH
- the LOC139888937 gene encoding uncharacterized protein: MLKNSLKKSDFRWTEEAEKYFVEMKSLLKELPTLTALVAGETLMLYLATSKEAISSVLVADRGSKALSGSEVNYPPIEKLEYALVHTAHKLCRCFQAHSIVVLTDQPIRHVLYKPEVSSRLAKWAIELEKHEINYSPRTAVKGQILADYLAETIGEVEALTESTTISCGENQVWELYIDGACGPEGAGTGLVLTSPDGEEHTYALQFTFAATNNESEYEALLSGLRIAQRLGIKHLDAYVDS